A single genomic interval of Lathyrus oleraceus cultivar Zhongwan6 chromosome 7, CAAS_Psat_ZW6_1.0, whole genome shotgun sequence harbors:
- the LOC127104247 gene encoding carotenoid 9,10(9',10')-cleavage dioxygenase 1, which produces MKIGDLKGLFGLLMVNMQMLRAKLKIFDVSYGHGTANTALVYHHQKLLALSEGDKPYAIKILEDGDLQTLGMLDYDKRLGHNFTAHPKVDPFTGEMFTLGYSHTAPYVTYRVISKDGFMQDPVPITISDPVLMHDFAIRELFNIYGPSSEMVKNKTLIFSFDSTKKARFGVLPWYAKDEKQYQMQSAVFKMPLVREKVYIISFHIFLCFSGVLIAEMEPLKLKLRLEFFGVHRKLKAKIQDQEVGIPTIRDFLARVNKMFVDDDEDKRTKREEHWL; this is translated from the exons ATGAAG ATTGGAGATCTCAAAGGTCTATTTGGACTGTTGATGGTTAACATGCAAATGTTAAGAGCTAAATTGAAAATATTCGACGTTTCTTATGGACACGGAACAG CTAATACAGCTCTTGTATATCACCATCAGAAGCTTCTAGCACTCTCCGAAGGAGACAAACCTT ATGCTATTAAAATTTTAGAAGACGGTGATTTGCAGACACTTGGCATGCTAGATTATGACAAGAGATTAGGCCATAACTTCACTGCCCATCCAAAAGTTGACCCATTTACTG GGGAGATGTTTACACTTGGATATTCACATACAGCACCATATGTCACATACAGGGTAATATCAAAGGATGGTTTTATGCAAGATCCTGTTCCAATAACAATATCAGACCCCGTTTTGATGCATGACTTTGCCATCAGAGAATTATTCAATATTTACGGACCTTCCTCT GAAATGGTGAAGAATAAGACCTTGATATTCTCATTTGATTCAACCAAGAAAGCTCGTTTTGGTGTCTTACCTTGGTATGCTAAGGATGAGAAGCAATATCAGATG CAATCGGCTGTCTTCAAAATGCCATTGGTAAGGGAAAAGGTCTATATTATATCATTTCATATATTTTTATGTTTTAGTGGAGTATTAATTGCCG aGATGGAGCCTTTGAAGTTGAAGTTGCGTCTAGAGTTTTTTGGAGTACACCGGAAACTTAAGGCTAAAATTCAAGATCAAGAAGTAGGCATCCCAACTATCAGAGACTTTCTTGCACGGGTGAACAAGATGTTCGTTGACGATGACGAAGACAAACGTACTAAAAGAGAAGAGCATTGGCTATAA
- the LOC127105698 gene encoding carotenoid 9,10(9',10')-cleavage dioxygenase 1-like, which produces MKMFMVDVLLYVNVDKGAMLDKTQIYVSITCRMIHGLRIKDGKASYVSRFVKTSRFKQEEYFNGSKFMKIGDLKGLFGLLMVNMQMLRAKLKIFDVSYGHGTANTALVYHHQKLLALSEGDKPYAIKILEDGDLQTLGMLDYDKRLGHNFTAHPKVDPFTGEMFTLGYSHTAPYVTYRVISKDGFMQDPVPITISDPVLMHDFAIRELFNIYGPSSVL; this is translated from the exons ATGAAAATGTTTATGGTAGATGT GCTTTTATATGTGAACGTTGATAAGGGAGCGATGCTCGACAAAACGCAAATCTATGTATCAATTACTTGCAGAATGATCCATGGTTTGCGTATCAAAGATGGAAAAGCTTCATATGTTTCCCGCTTCGTGAAAACTTCTCGTTTTAAACAAGAAGAATACTTTAATGGCTCTAAATTTATGAAG ATTGGAGATCTCAAAGGTCTATTTGGACTGTTGATGGTTAACATGCAAATGTTAAGAGCTAAATTGAAAATATTCGACGTTTCTTATGGACACGGAACAG CTAATACAGCTCTTGTATATCACCATCAGAAGCTTCTAGCACTCTCAGAAGGAGACAAACCTT ATGCTATTAAAATTTTAGAAGACGGTGATTTGCAGACACTTGGCATGCTAGATTATGACAAGAGATTAGGCCATAACTTCACTGCCCATCCAAAAGTTGACCCATTTACTG GGGAGATGTTTACACTTGGATATTCACATACAGCACCATATGTCACATACAGGGTAATATCAAAGGATGGTTTTATGCAAGATCCTGTTCCAATAACAATATCAGACCCCGTTTTGATGCATGACTTTGCCATCAGAGAATTATTCAATATTTACGGACCTTCCTCTGTACTTTAG